Proteins found in one Paenibacillus borealis genomic segment:
- a CDS encoding NHL repeat-containing protein — MIAKKWLLSLMAASLLIVYTAPEPAYAESAPYESYNYNYWEEAVPAPAAYIPERTLTGKDLGVGDFREPGDMAVAASGLIYIADSGNGRIICLDPDWEVIKVITGFDNQGTEDSFKNPSGLYITEDGNLYVADTDNGRVVILSPEGELLGMVEKPASDILPADFKFIPVKVTVDQAERVYVIAKGIFEGIMQFDKNGEFIGYVGTNKVQRDYTEYLWRLISTKAQKAQMALFVPTEFSNIDVDAKGFLYATNIDPGSKEPVKRLNPSGEDVLKRFGYFDIKGDIRYRTAVGPSKFTDIKVLANGMYSALDANQGKVFTYNDEGDLLYVYGGKGNQTGTFKIPVAVEFSQENQLVLDRGKGNIVVFKPTRFGTSVNEAVGYHYNGEDSLAVPVWREVLKLNSNYDIAYIGIGKSLLMDKNNKEALKYFKLGMDRDGYSVAFKRYRREVMQEHFGTFLTAVMILVLAWLSYKLFSFWRRKRLITASRQASPNLKEGNAHEAGFH; from the coding sequence TTGATCGCAAAAAAATGGCTGCTGTCACTTATGGCGGCATCCCTGCTGATTGTGTACACAGCTCCCGAGCCGGCGTATGCGGAATCTGCGCCTTATGAGAGCTACAACTATAACTATTGGGAAGAAGCGGTGCCTGCTCCTGCTGCGTATATCCCTGAGCGTACCCTGACTGGCAAGGATCTCGGGGTAGGCGATTTCCGGGAACCCGGCGACATGGCCGTGGCGGCAAGCGGACTGATCTATATAGCCGACAGCGGCAACGGGCGGATTATTTGCCTGGACCCGGACTGGGAGGTCATTAAGGTCATTACCGGCTTCGATAATCAGGGCACGGAGGATTCATTCAAGAATCCGTCCGGATTGTACATTACTGAAGACGGCAATTTGTATGTTGCCGATACGGACAACGGGCGTGTGGTGATCCTGTCCCCGGAAGGGGAGTTGCTCGGCATGGTGGAGAAGCCTGCGTCTGATATTTTGCCGGCGGACTTCAAGTTTATTCCCGTGAAAGTGACTGTAGATCAGGCTGAACGCGTCTATGTCATCGCTAAAGGGATCTTCGAAGGAATCATGCAGTTTGATAAGAACGGTGAATTCATCGGCTACGTCGGCACGAACAAGGTGCAGCGTGACTATACCGAATATTTGTGGCGGCTGATCTCGACCAAAGCGCAGAAAGCGCAGATGGCGCTGTTTGTACCTACAGAATTCTCCAATATCGATGTGGATGCCAAGGGTTTCCTCTATGCGACGAATATAGATCCGGGCTCCAAGGAGCCGGTCAAACGGCTGAATCCCTCCGGGGAGGATGTGCTGAAGCGGTTCGGATATTTCGATATTAAGGGGGACATCAGATACCGCACGGCAGTTGGGCCTTCCAAGTTCACGGATATTAAAGTGCTGGCAAACGGGATGTACAGTGCTCTTGATGCCAATCAGGGCAAGGTGTTCACGTATAACGACGAAGGCGATCTTCTCTATGTCTACGGAGGGAAAGGCAACCAGACCGGGACCTTCAAAATACCGGTAGCGGTAGAGTTCTCCCAAGAGAACCAGCTCGTACTGGACCGGGGAAAAGGTAACATTGTCGTCTTCAAGCCGACCCGGTTCGGCACAAGCGTCAATGAGGCAGTGGGGTATCACTACAATGGTGAAGATTCGCTCGCTGTGCCGGTATGGAGGGAAGTCCTGAAGCTGAACTCCAACTACGATATCGCGTATATCGGCATCGGCAAATCCCTGCTGATGGACAAAAATAATAAAGAGGCGCTTAAATATTTCAAGCTCGGAATGGACCGCGACGGGTATTCGGTAGCCTTCAAACGGTACCGGAGGGAAGTCATGCAGGAGCATTTCGGAACCTTCCTGACAGCGGTAATGATCCTGGTGCTGGCTTGGCTGTCTTATAAGCTCTTCAGCTTCTGGAGAAGGAAGAGGCTGATAACCGCGTCCAGGCAGGCTTCGCCAAACCTTAAGGAGGGTAACGCCCATGAGGCAGGATTTCATTAA
- a CDS encoding YIP1 family protein, producing the protein MRQDFIKFPLHLIVHPFDSFWDMKYEGKGKVRVALTILLLVVISMILKDQFAGFLVNYNDPRHLNSITQLFTVVFPFFLWCLSNWAITTLMDGEGKFKEIMMATAYALVPLVIIYIPMIVASRFMAEEETAFYYLMMSISSIWFVALLFVGIMTVHQYTVLKTVVTMLLTVAVMGIVVFLGTLVLSMLQQIIEFFINIYRELIFRT; encoded by the coding sequence ATGAGGCAGGATTTCATTAAATTTCCGCTGCACCTCATTGTGCATCCGTTTGACAGCTTTTGGGATATGAAGTACGAAGGCAAAGGGAAGGTCCGGGTCGCGTTGACGATTCTGCTGCTGGTCGTGATTTCGATGATCTTGAAGGATCAGTTTGCGGGTTTCCTGGTGAATTATAACGACCCCCGGCATCTGAACAGCATCACGCAATTATTCACGGTTGTCTTTCCCTTCTTTCTGTGGTGCTTGTCCAACTGGGCGATTACGACACTGATGGACGGGGAAGGCAAATTCAAAGAAATCATGATGGCTACAGCCTATGCGCTAGTTCCGCTTGTAATCATTTATATTCCGATGATTGTGGCAAGCCGCTTCATGGCAGAGGAAGAAACAGCCTTCTATTATCTGATGATGTCAATATCCTCCATATGGTTTGTAGCGCTTCTGTTTGTCGGCATTATGACCGTCCATCAATACACCGTGCTTAAGACCGTAGTGACCATGCTGCTGACGGTTGCAGTAATGGGAATTGTAGTCTTCCTGGGAACGCTTGTGTTAAGCATGCTTCAGCAGATTATTGAATTCTTCATTAACATTTACCGGGAATTAATATTCCGTACGTAA
- a CDS encoding carbohydrate ABC transporter permease produces MKGKTVDILYALFRYALVTGISFIIIYPLIMKFSIAFKDKTDIYNPTIYMIPVHYTMDNIRMAMQILDYFPLLGNTLLFVVVTTVLTTASCALAGYGFARFSFPGSNILFALVILTLLVPTSTLMVPMYLHFRSFDIMGIIHLITGKSGINLLNTYWPSMITSATAIGLKAGLFIYIFRQFFKGMPKEIEEAALIDGAGGVKTFLRIMLPNAVSPMITVILFCFVWQYNDTFFTSLFMSEIALMPTKVSSLAAQANALLPGLLGVGGGSGVKADPNHVAMIIDTGILLAILPLITLYVVVQRYFVESVERSGIIG; encoded by the coding sequence GTGAAAGGTAAAACGGTTGATATACTGTATGCACTGTTCCGCTATGCGCTGGTCACCGGGATTTCCTTCATCATTATTTACCCGCTGATTATGAAGTTCTCGATCGCCTTCAAAGATAAAACGGACATCTATAATCCGACGATTTATATGATTCCTGTCCACTACACCATGGATAACATCAGAATGGCGATGCAGATTCTGGACTACTTCCCGCTGCTGGGGAATACGCTGCTCTTCGTCGTAGTGACAACGGTACTGACCACGGCTTCCTGCGCTTTGGCCGGTTACGGCTTTGCCCGGTTCAGCTTTCCGGGAAGCAACATCCTGTTTGCGCTCGTCATTCTTACCCTGCTTGTCCCTACCAGCACGCTGATGGTACCGATGTACCTGCATTTCCGAAGCTTTGACATTATGGGGATTATTCATTTGATTACAGGGAAAAGCGGCATTAATCTGCTTAATACGTATTGGCCCTCCATGATTACATCTGCTACAGCTATCGGACTCAAGGCGGGATTGTTCATCTATATTTTCCGCCAGTTCTTCAAGGGGATGCCGAAGGAGATTGAGGAAGCGGCGCTGATCGACGGTGCAGGCGGCGTGAAGACGTTCCTGCGGATCATGCTGCCCAATGCGGTCTCGCCGATGATTACGGTGATCCTGTTCTGCTTCGTCTGGCAGTATAACGATACCTTCTTCACCTCGCTGTTCATGAGCGAAATTGCACTTATGCCTACGAAGGTCAGCTCGCTGGCCGCGCAGGCCAATGCCCTGCTGCCGGGACTGCTGGGGGTAGGCGGGGGATCGGGTGTCAAGGCGGACCCCAATCATGTAGCGATGATTATCGATACCGGCATACTGCTGGCGATTCTCCCGTTGATTACCTTGTATGTGGTAGTGCAGCGGTACTTCGTAGAGAGTGTGGAACGCAGCGGAATTATCGGCTGA
- a CDS encoding DUF5696 domain-containing protein — protein sequence MKNRKMLVAVLACAAVLLILAGSALVFSSRGVKAVEASAYMEVTAELEAGTGFAALPDSSGGIPGMQLAADESELSLYFNPETTEIAVKDKRHGQIWYSNPAGRGQDTLASGFEKELLSSQLNVLFRDSIGTLESYTNFAQSISSKQFTAESLKNGLRIVYTIGDTSIGIDALPKFISKTRMEEKVQANLDASSAKYVGQRYYPKDGDPDVLERIDAQVSKPLVLSKMTAAFNKSGYSAEDLAFDNAENGVEGGSGTSKPNFIIPLEYRLDAGSLVVTIPVNQVKESGEYQIRSLELLNMFGAADQQSDGYMFVPDGSGSLIYLNNGKVKEEQYVQRVYGPDPNDNSYRRGQVSENARMPVFGLKTADAAWFAVIEKGDAIASIAADISGKKNSYNFIHSSYTLRGEDELELYTGSTIQEIQLLNEEIYKGDIEVRYSFLGKDKANYSGMAELYRNQLAAEKVLQPMETGQDVPLYLDMLGAVDKQKSFLGVPYRSEIAMTTFGQAAQVAEQLKQDGIDRLLMRYTGWSAKGVNHATPDKLKTESVLGSKAQLLELSEKLEQAGGMLFPDIAFQKIYHDDGGFTPSSDASRFVTREEAELYPYNRALSRMDMTLGSYYLLSPAKLPYYVDTFMSKYKAYGFNGVSLRDLGSVLSSDFRVSRVIQRETAKQIVEEQLGKLDQSIGQTMIAGGNAYAWPYSDHLINVPTASSGFVLTDEEIPFYEMVVHGYISYAGTPMNLNDEQDLKVQLLRSIELGAAPHFSWSYEPSSKLKFTHFDDMYATGYQNWYDQAVSLYKEVNRVLSPVQNAQIVNHIRHQEGVVEVQYSNGISIYVNYTDKQVSVHGFTVGAGQYGIEGGQS from the coding sequence GTGAAAAATCGTAAAATGCTGGTCGCGGTGCTCGCCTGTGCCGCAGTCCTGCTGATCCTTGCCGGTTCAGCCTTAGTCTTCTCCTCACGCGGAGTGAAGGCCGTTGAAGCCTCGGCCTATATGGAAGTAACAGCTGAGCTGGAGGCCGGAACCGGGTTCGCCGCACTGCCGGATTCGTCCGGGGGCATTCCGGGCATGCAGCTTGCAGCAGATGAATCTGAGCTGTCCTTATACTTCAACCCTGAGACAACGGAAATCGCCGTGAAGGATAAACGTCATGGCCAGATCTGGTACAGCAATCCGGCGGGCCGCGGGCAGGATACCCTGGCTTCAGGATTCGAGAAGGAGCTGTTGTCCTCGCAGCTGAACGTACTGTTCCGCGACTCTATAGGTACACTTGAATCCTATACCAACTTCGCCCAGAGTATCAGCAGCAAACAATTCACTGCTGAGAGCCTTAAGAACGGGCTGCGGATTGTATATACGATTGGAGATACATCCATCGGGATTGATGCGCTGCCTAAGTTCATCAGCAAGACAAGAATGGAAGAGAAGGTCCAGGCCAATCTGGATGCGTCCAGCGCCAAATATGTAGGGCAGCGTTATTACCCGAAAGACGGCGATCCGGATGTTCTGGAGCGCATTGATGCCCAAGTCTCGAAGCCTCTGGTATTGAGCAAAATGACCGCAGCCTTCAATAAATCCGGTTATTCTGCGGAAGATCTGGCCTTCGATAATGCAGAGAACGGAGTGGAGGGCGGCTCGGGAACAAGCAAGCCAAACTTCATCATTCCGCTGGAATACCGGCTGGACGCAGGGTCACTCGTAGTAACCATCCCTGTAAATCAGGTCAAGGAGAGCGGCGAATATCAGATCCGCAGCCTGGAGCTGCTGAATATGTTCGGAGCAGCGGATCAGCAGAGCGACGGCTACATGTTCGTTCCGGACGGTTCCGGCAGCCTGATCTATCTGAATAACGGGAAGGTGAAGGAGGAGCAGTATGTACAGCGTGTATACGGCCCTGATCCGAATGATAACAGCTACAGACGCGGGCAGGTCAGCGAGAATGCCAGAATGCCGGTTTTTGGCCTGAAAACAGCAGATGCTGCATGGTTTGCCGTGATCGAGAAAGGTGATGCCATAGCCAGCATAGCCGCAGATATCAGCGGCAAGAAGAACTCGTATAACTTCATCCACAGCAGCTATACCCTGCGGGGGGAAGACGAGCTTGAGCTGTATACGGGGTCTACCATTCAGGAAATTCAGCTGTTAAATGAAGAGATTTACAAAGGTGATATAGAGGTCCGCTACAGCTTCCTGGGCAAAGATAAAGCCAATTATTCAGGCATGGCTGAGCTGTACCGGAATCAGCTGGCGGCCGAGAAGGTGCTGCAGCCTATGGAGACCGGACAGGATGTACCCTTGTATCTCGATATGCTGGGGGCTGTCGACAAGCAGAAGTCGTTCCTCGGCGTCCCTTACCGGTCCGAGATTGCCATGACCACCTTCGGGCAGGCGGCACAGGTTGCTGAACAATTGAAGCAGGATGGCATTGACCGGCTGCTTATGCGCTATACCGGCTGGTCTGCCAAAGGGGTGAATCACGCTACACCGGATAAGCTGAAGACGGAAAGTGTGCTCGGCAGCAAAGCGCAGCTTCTTGAATTATCAGAGAAGCTGGAACAGGCGGGAGGCATGTTGTTCCCGGATATCGCTTTCCAGAAGATTTATCACGATGACGGCGGCTTCACACCTTCCTCCGACGCCTCCCGGTTCGTGACCCGGGAAGAAGCGGAGCTCTATCCGTATAACCGGGCATTGAGCCGGATGGATATGACGCTTGGAAGCTACTATCTGTTGTCCCCGGCGAAACTGCCTTATTATGTGGACACGTTCATGAGTAAGTATAAAGCTTATGGGTTCAACGGCGTATCCTTGCGGGATCTCGGCAGTGTGCTCAGCTCGGATTTCCGGGTCAGCCGGGTCATTCAGCGGGAGACGGCCAAACAAATCGTAGAGGAGCAGCTGGGCAAGCTGGATCAGAGCATCGGCCAGACGATGATTGCAGGGGGCAATGCCTATGCGTGGCCTTACTCCGATCATCTGATCAATGTGCCAACCGCCTCCAGCGGCTTCGTGCTGACAGATGAAGAAATCCCGTTCTATGAAATGGTTGTCCATGGTTACATCAGCTATGCGGGGACGCCTATGAATCTGAACGATGAGCAGGATCTCAAGGTGCAGCTGCTCCGCTCTATTGAACTTGGGGCTGCGCCGCATTTCTCCTGGTCGTATGAGCCGTCCTCCAAGCTGAAATTCACTCATTTTGACGACATGTATGCCACAGGTTATCAGAATTGGTACGATCAGGCGGTTTCGTTGTACAAGGAAGTTAACAGGGTACTCTCCCCGGTACAGAATGCGCAAATCGTGAACCATATACGCCATCAGGAGGGTGTTGTGGAGGTGCAGTACAGCAACGGTATTTCGATATATGTGAATTACACAGACAAGCAAGTCTCCGTACACGGCTTCACCGTCGGAGCCGGACAATATGGGATAGAAGGTGGGCAGTCATGA
- a CDS encoding carbohydrate ABC transporter permease — translation MRGSRLSLNHKRSWLGVAFITPWLLGFVFMFATPLIQSVKFSFSKLNVDPSGFTLEWVGWSNFNNALFVDATFNRVLTESVRDMVLNVPMILFFSLFSATLLNQKFRGRVLARAIFFLPVILASNAISAAEASGLINLVGDATAVNELGQSGSQYNVMAMVMILSDIGLPLSFVDYIVDAILRIYEIITSSGVQILIFLAALQSVPGAMYEVAKIEGATAYESFWKITFPLVSPLILTNVIYTIIDSFTGSKVTQMIFTTAFTTQNFGLSAAMSWIYTLIISIVLIVVGYFLSKRVHYN, via the coding sequence ATGAGGGGGAGCAGGCTCAGCTTAAACCACAAGCGCTCTTGGCTGGGAGTCGCCTTTATTACGCCGTGGCTGCTTGGATTCGTGTTCATGTTCGCGACTCCGCTCATCCAGTCGGTTAAGTTCAGCTTCAGCAAATTAAATGTGGATCCGTCAGGCTTCACACTGGAATGGGTAGGCTGGTCTAATTTTAATAATGCATTGTTTGTAGATGCAACCTTCAACCGCGTACTCACCGAATCCGTCAGGGATATGGTGCTTAACGTTCCAATGATCCTGTTCTTCAGCCTGTTCTCGGCAACGCTGCTGAATCAGAAATTCCGGGGGAGAGTTCTGGCCCGTGCGATATTCTTCCTGCCGGTTATTCTGGCTTCGAATGCAATATCGGCGGCAGAAGCATCCGGACTGATCAACCTGGTGGGGGATGCCACGGCTGTGAATGAACTCGGTCAATCCGGCTCGCAGTACAACGTCATGGCGATGGTGATGATTCTGAGTGATATCGGGCTGCCGCTGTCGTTCGTGGATTACATTGTGGATGCTATCCTGCGGATTTATGAGATTATTACGAGCTCGGGTGTACAGATTCTAATCTTCTTGGCCGCGCTGCAGTCTGTGCCGGGGGCGATGTACGAGGTAGCGAAGATTGAAGGGGCGACCGCTTATGAATCCTTTTGGAAAATCACCTTCCCGCTGGTAAGCCCGCTCATCCTGACCAATGTGATTTACACCATTATCGACTCTTTCACGGGCAGCAAAGTGACGCAAATGATCTTCACCACTGCGTTCACCACCCAGAACTTCGGCCTCAGTGCGGCTATGTCTTGGATCTATACGCTGATTATCAGCATCGTGCTGATTGTCGTGGGATACTTCCTGTCCAAAAGAGTGCATTACAATTGA